From a region of the Solanum stenotomum isolate F172 chromosome 2, ASM1918654v1, whole genome shotgun sequence genome:
- the LOC125856258 gene encoding uncharacterized protein LOC125856258, translating to MALILRYVNKSGMVIERFLGIVHVNDTSSQSLKKAIYSLLLDHSLCTSKIRGQGYDGASNMQGEINGLKSLILQDTSSAYSIHCFAHQLQVTLVGLSKKNSDVNTFFYALTNILNTIGASFKRRDSLRQHQEDKLEELLKFGEVHTGQGLNQERGLQRPGDTRWGSHFKTLNNFLILFSSIVNVLKDMKRDCPYHLDRFAAENLLSKIHEFEFVFMLHLMFKVLLLTNELNKVLQKKDQDIVNAMGLLDLSKKRLQMMREDEWDSMMDEVSLFCGKHGISIPKMNEDYSNGKSKRKRSNISYLHHFRVEVFYAVIDLALQELNNRFDVVTSDLLLGMASLSPVDSFANFHKDRIMKLAEYYPSEFGDKELRELNFQLDDFIVYAQKCDSKFLNLKGIKDLAKVMIETKLDQTWSLVYLLVKLTLIIPVATASVERAFSSMKYIKNDLRNRMDEDLLNGCLVCYIERSIFKNVSNDAIIDRFQNMKTRRGQLQVNNVFC from the coding sequence ATGGCTCTAATTTTGAGATATGTCAACAAAAGTGGAATGGTGATAGAGCGATTCTTGGGTATTGTCCACGTAAATGATACATCTTCTCAATCATTAAAAAAGGCAATTTATTCTTTGCTTTTGGATCACTCATTATGTACATCCAAAATACGTGGTCAAGGTTATGATGGGGCTAGTAATATGCAAGGGGAAATAAATGGTCTCAAGTCTTTGATTTTACAAGATACGTCATCTGCATATTCTATTCACTGTTTTGCTCACCAATTGCAAGTGACACTTGTAGGTCTTTCCAAAAAGAATTCGGATgtgaatacttttttttatgctCTTACTAATATTTTGAATACTATTGGAGCTTCATTTAAACGCAGAGATTCACTTCGACAACATCAAGAAGATAAGTTGGAAGAGTTGCTTAAATTTGGAGAAGTTCATACAGGGCAAGGTTTGAATCAAGAACGTGGCCTCCAACGACCGGGTGATACTCGTTGGGGGTCTCATTTTAAAACCTTGAACAATTTCctgattcttttttcttcaattgttaATGTGCTTAAGGATATGAAACGTGATTGTCCATATCATCTTGATAGATTTGCGGCGGAAAATCTTTTGAGCAAgattcatgaatttgaatttgtctTTATGTTGCACTTGATGTTTAAGGTGTTGCTATTGACGAATGAGTTGAATAAAGTTTTACAAAAGAAAGATCAAGATATCGTTAATGCTATGGGATTGCTTGACCTTTCAAAGAAACGATTGCAAATGATGAGAGAGGATGAATGGGACTCTATGATGGATGAGGTTAGCTTATTTTGTGGTAAACATGGAATTTCAATTCCCAAAATGAATGAAGACTACTCTAATGGGAAGTCGAAGCGTAAGAGGTCCAATATTTCATATTTGCATCACTTTCGTGTGGAAGTATTTTATGCCGTCATTGATTTGGcacttcaagaactcaataatcgTTTTGATGTGGTGACTAGTGACTTGCTTCTCGGTATGGCTAGTTTGAGTCCGGTTgattcatttgctaattttcacAAGGATAGGATAATGAAACTAGCCGAGTACTACCCAAGTGAGTTTGGTGATAAAGAGCTTCGGGAACTCAATTTTCAACTTGATGATTTTATTGTCTATGCTCAAAAGTGTGATAGCAAGTTTCTCAACTTGAAGGGAATCAAGGATCTTGCAAAAGTGATGATAGAGACAAAACTAGATCAAACTTGGTCacttgtgtatctacttgtgaagTTAACTTTGATTATTCCTGTTGCTACCGCAAGCGTGGAAAGAGCATTCTCATCAATGAAGtacataaagaatgatttgcGTAATAGGATGGATGAAGATCTTTTGAATGGTTGTTTAGTTTGCTATATAGAGCGTAgtatatttaaaaatgtaagtAATGATGCCATTATTGAccgttttcaaaatatgaaaactcgTCGAGGACAATTGCAAGTGAATAATGTTTTTTGctaa
- the LOC125856259 gene encoding uncharacterized protein LOC125856259, whose product MDKFLIKLPKPKDGQPSSSSNQPFVSSQVAPEVQRHTNSFPLSNMDNMLDFKSLEADPKDRMPISSYGPNIRDAVRRYYIQKKPCQPVDHIFPKTKFGEKMRQFRPTWFKRRSQWLEYSIKADAAFCLCCYLFKNELESRGNAGDSFTRDGFRCWNKALERFKKHVGKVNSIHHKCFNRMQDLKNQRQSIQSSFDKQSEKARSDYRMRLNASIDVARFLLTSGFPFRGHDESEGSEYKGAFLELLKWYGDRSFDVGRVILGNANDMMICPTIQKDIVEACAKETTKAIIEDLDGDY is encoded by the coding sequence ATGGATAAGTTTCTCATCAAGTTACCAAAGCCAAAAGATGGCCAACCAAGTTCTAGCTCTAATCaaccatttgtgagttcacaagTTGCTCCGGAAGTTCAAAGACATACAAATTCTTTTCCACTTTCAAATATGGATAATATGCTTGATTTTAAATCTCTTGAAGCAGATCCCAAAGATCGAATGCCTATTTCATCTTATGGTCCTAATATTCGAGATGCGGTAAGGAGGTATTACATTCAAAAAAAGCCATGTCAGCCTGTTGATCATATCTTCCCTAAAACTAAGTTTGGAGAAAAAATGCGTCAATTTCGACCAACTTGGTTTAAGAGAAGATCTCAATGGTTGGAATATAGCATTAAAGCAGATGCGGcattttgtttgtgttgttaTTTGTTCAAGAATGAACTTGAAAGTCGTGGAAATGCCGGAGATTCATTTACAAGAGATGGTTTTAGGTGTTGGAACAAAGCTTTAGAAAGATTCAAAAAACATGTTGGTAAGGTAAATAGTATCCATCATAAATGTTTCAATAGGATGCAAGATTTGAAAAACCAACGACAATCGATCCAATCTTCTTTTGACAAGCAAAGTGAAAAGGCAAGAAGTGATTATCGGATGCGTTTAAATGCCTCAATTGATGTAGCAAGATTTCTCTTGACATCGGGATTTCCATTTCGTGGGCATGATGAAAGTGAAGGTTCCGAATATAAGGGtgcttttcttgaacttttgaaatgGTATGGGGATAGAAGTTTTGATGTGGGAAGAGTAATATTAGGTAATGCaaatgatatgatgatttgtccgacaattcaaaaagatattgtgGAGGCTTGTGCTAAAGAAACAACTAAGGCTATCATTGAAGACTTGGACGGTGATTATTAA
- the LOC125857201 gene encoding E3 ubiquitin protein ligase RIE1 — MATEPPNMISSDPTTPLLHRRLENGGRGGRQSSLAVLLGRVTGRRGGGGGGGASLLVRETAARELDERRADWGYSKPVVALDMMWNLGFVIVSVVILSCAVDESPNVPIRVWICGYALQCVVHVVLVWLEYRRRSLQGGTDVEGNDGEGGEERNGVLGIGDQSSFAKRCEYMNTMGSLLWWIVGFYWIVSGGEILLQNAPHLYWLAVVFLAFDVFFAIFCVALACLIGVALCCCLPCIIAVLYAVGQEGASEEDLRVLPKYRFHICKNEEKPRVGAGRMVPIETSSGYLATERILLPEDAECCICLTSYEDGAELHALPCNHHFHSTCIVKWLKMNATCPLCKYNILKGNDQV; from the exons ATGGCAACTGAGCCACCAAATATGATTTCTTCCGACCCCACAACTCCACTTCTTCACCGGCGACTCGAAAACGGCGGCAGAGGGGGTCGTCAGTCATCACTTGCTGTGCTTCTTGGGCGGGTCACCGGAAGGCGCGGCGGCGGCGGTGGCGGGGGCGCGTCGTTGTTGGTGAGGGAGACGGCGGCGCGTGAGCTGGATGAGCGAAGAGCTGATTGGGGTTATTCGAAGCCGGTGGTGGCGTTGGATATGATGTGGAATTTGGGGTTTGTGATTGTGTCTGTTGTGATTTTGTCATGTGCGGTGGATGAGTCGCCGAATGTTCCCATTAGGGTTTGGATTTGTGGGTATGCTTTGCAGTGTGTGGTGCATGTGGTGCTTGTGTGGTTGGAATATAGGAGGAGGAGTTTGCAAGGAGGAACTGATGTAGAGGGAAATGATGGTGAGGGTGGTGAAGAGAGGAATGGGGTTTTGGGTATTGGTGATCAGTCAAG TTTTGCTAAACGATGTGAATATATGAATACAATGGGGTCACTTCTTTGGTGGATAGTTGGCTTTTACTGGATAGTCTCTGGTGGTGAAATTCTTTTACAGAATGCTCCACATTTATACTG GTTGGCAGTTGTATTTCTGGCATTCGATGTATTCTTTGCCATCTTTTGTGTTGCTTTGGCATGTCTGATAGGAGTTGCTCTCTGTTGCTGCTTGCCTTGCATAATTGCAGTACTCTATGCAGTGGGTCAG GAAGGTGCATCCGAGGAAGATCTCAGAGTTCTCCCCAAGTATAGATTCCATATTTGCAAGAATGAGGAGAAACCAAGGGTAGGAGCTGGTAGGATGGTACCAATTGAGACAAGCAGCGGATACCTGGCCACTGAGCGTATTCTTTTACCTGAAGATGCA GAATGTTGTATATGTCTTACCTCGTACGAGGATGGAGCAGAACTCCATGCTCTCCCCTGTAATCATCATTTCCACTCCACCTGCATCGTGAAATGGCTTAAGATGAACGCTACATGTCCACTATGCAAGTACAACATCCTGAAGGGGAATGATCAGGTTTAA